The following coding sequences lie in one Alloacidobacterium dinghuense genomic window:
- a CDS encoding tetratricopeptide repeat protein, translating to MKFHPCPGYSLSRLASLFLFGTSLFFLASPHLSRAQNTLYAQGRAAFDTQKWEEAARLMSEAEATAPASTDALLFEGKSLLHLNHLQEAESVLTTYAKRHPDSAAALYTLAMVQQRENKPRESLTTLTSAAKLRAPTSDELRIAGLDYVLLNDYPDAIHWLEKAAELDPKNAEVWYSLGRCDYAQSRFHDAQRAFEKALALNPSNMKAAENLALVYSAENRLADADRSFQQSIALAKKDPSTDEWPYLDYGGFLIDQDRASEAIPLLEQAVVLNSKCAACHEKLGRALITSDHLQEGIRQLEQAVALDAKDAHLHYELGLAYRKAGILDRAKEELALSEKLYGTKAEGERK from the coding sequence GTGAAGTTCCACCCTTGTCCTGGTTATTCATTGTCCCGTTTGGCCTCCTTATTTCTGTTCGGAACGAGTCTCTTCTTTCTGGCGTCTCCACATCTCTCTCGCGCTCAAAATACGCTCTACGCTCAGGGCCGAGCGGCGTTCGACACGCAAAAATGGGAAGAAGCAGCGCGCCTCATGAGCGAAGCTGAGGCGACTGCCCCGGCGTCGACTGATGCCCTGCTTTTTGAGGGGAAATCGCTGCTGCATCTCAATCATCTGCAGGAGGCCGAGAGCGTTCTAACCACCTACGCAAAGAGACATCCTGATTCCGCCGCTGCGCTGTACACATTAGCCATGGTGCAGCAGAGGGAAAACAAGCCACGCGAGTCTTTGACCACGCTCACGAGCGCCGCGAAACTACGGGCACCGACATCGGATGAACTTCGCATTGCCGGATTAGACTACGTTCTTCTCAATGATTATCCCGATGCGATCCATTGGCTGGAAAAGGCTGCGGAGCTCGATCCAAAGAATGCTGAGGTCTGGTACTCGCTCGGGCGCTGCGACTATGCGCAAAGTCGCTTTCATGATGCCCAGAGAGCATTCGAGAAAGCACTCGCATTGAACCCCAGCAACATGAAGGCCGCCGAAAATCTCGCGTTAGTGTATAGCGCGGAGAACCGGCTCGCTGATGCCGACAGAAGCTTCCAACAGTCCATCGCTCTGGCAAAGAAGGACCCATCGACAGACGAATGGCCATACCTGGACTACGGAGGCTTCCTGATCGACCAGGACCGCGCCAGTGAGGCCATCCCACTGCTGGAACAGGCCGTGGTATTGAATTCGAAATGCGCAGCATGCCACGAGAAACTCGGCCGTGCGCTCATCACTTCAGACCATCTGCAGGAGGGCATCAGGCAACTCGAACAGGCAGTTGCGCTGGATGCGAAGGATGCTCACTTGCACTATGAGCTTGGCCTTGCATATCGGAAAGCAGGCATCCTGGACCGGGCGAAAGAGGAACTCGCACTGAGCGAAAAGCTATACGGCACGAAAGCAGAGGGAGAACGAAAATGA